The Paraburkholderia acidisoli genome contains a region encoding:
- the cobC gene encoding alpha-ribazole phosphatase yields the protein MDLVLIRHAAVAVEAGVCYGASDVALQGDAAHEAASIAARLEALQVRAPQRIFTSPLSRCASIADALAARHRQQASVDARLAEMDFGAWEMQRWEAIERAQIDAWAANFEHAREHGGESVAQFDARVSAWFATLDMKAADEKTTTWAVAHAGVIRAIAARALGLPLANCVRWPLEMAAIVWLRYDFASAQWLLARWNV from the coding sequence GTGGATCTCGTACTGATTCGTCATGCCGCCGTGGCCGTGGAGGCGGGCGTGTGTTACGGCGCGAGCGATGTCGCGTTGCAGGGCGATGCCGCGCACGAAGCCGCGTCGATCGCCGCGCGGCTCGAGGCCTTGCAGGTGCGCGCGCCGCAACGCATCTTCACGAGTCCGCTGTCGCGTTGCGCGAGCATTGCCGATGCGCTCGCGGCGCGACATCGGCAGCAGGCTTCGGTCGATGCGCGTCTCGCGGAGATGGATTTCGGCGCGTGGGAAATGCAGCGCTGGGAGGCAATCGAGCGCGCGCAGATCGACGCCTGGGCCGCGAATTTCGAGCATGCGCGCGAACATGGCGGCGAGAGCGTCGCGCAGTTCGATGCGCGTGTGAGCGCGTGGTTCGCGACGCTCGACATGAAAGCCGCCGATGAAAAAACCACGACGTGGGCCGTCGCGCATGCGGGCGTGATCCGCGCGATCGCGGCGCGCGCGCTGGGCTTGCCGCTCGCGAACTGCGTGCGCTGGCCGCTGGAAATGGCGGCGATTGTCTGGCTGCGTTACGACTTCGCGAGCGCGCAATGGCTGCTCGCGCGCTGGAACGTTTGA
- the panD gene encoding aspartate 1-decarboxylase: protein MQRHMLKSKIHRAAVTHCELHYEGSCAIDENLLEAANIVENERIDIWNINNGERFSTYAIKGERGSGMISLNGSAARRAQLGDLVIIAAFANVEEEELKAGWKPDLVFVDENNRIKGSRDHVPTQSWT, encoded by the coding sequence ATGCAACGCCATATGCTCAAGTCGAAGATCCACCGCGCCGCCGTCACGCACTGCGAGCTGCATTACGAAGGTTCGTGCGCCATCGACGAAAACCTGCTCGAAGCCGCCAATATCGTGGAAAACGAGCGCATCGACATCTGGAACATCAACAACGGCGAGCGCTTCTCGACCTATGCGATCAAGGGCGAGCGCGGCAGCGGCATGATCTCGCTGAACGGCTCGGCGGCACGCCGCGCGCAACTGGGCGACCTCGTGATCATCGCGGCGTTCGCCAACGTGGAAGAAGAAGAACTGAAGGCCGGCTGGAAGCCCGACCTCGTGTTCGTCGACGAAAACAACCGCATCAAGGGCAGCCGCGACCACGTGCCGACGCAAAGCTGGACCTGA
- the cobU gene encoding bifunctional adenosylcobinamide kinase/adenosylcobinamide-phosphate guanylyltransferase: MISRDLTFIVGGARSGKSAYAERLAAESGLAVTYVATARTSDDAEFAARIAHHRARRPAQWGFAAAPLDLAGALDAAAAPGRCVLIDCLTLWLANLLCAPDSVDGATPLPDWRERIDAFAAACERARGTVLVVSNEIGMGVVPMGAATRLYVDELGRLNQRIAALADRAMLVAAGLPLVLKAPLKDS; encoded by the coding sequence ATGATTTCGCGCGATCTCACCTTCATCGTCGGCGGCGCGCGCTCGGGCAAGAGCGCTTACGCCGAGCGCCTCGCGGCCGAAAGCGGCCTCGCCGTCACCTACGTCGCCACGGCACGCACGAGCGACGACGCCGAATTCGCCGCGCGCATCGCTCATCATCGCGCGCGCCGGCCCGCGCAATGGGGCTTCGCGGCCGCGCCGCTCGACCTCGCGGGCGCGCTCGACGCGGCCGCCGCGCCCGGCCGCTGCGTGCTGATCGACTGCCTCACGCTCTGGCTCGCCAACCTGCTCTGCGCGCCCGATTCCGTCGATGGCGCGACGCCGCTGCCCGACTGGCGCGAGCGTATCGACGCCTTCGCCGCCGCCTGCGAGCGCGCGCGCGGCACCGTGCTCGTGGTGAGCAACGAGATCGGCATGGGCGTCGTGCCGATGGGCGCGGCCACGCGGCTTTATGTCGACGAACTCGGCCGCCTGAACCAGCGCATCGCCGCGCTCGCCGACCGCGCCATGCTCGTGGCCGCCGGGCTGCCGCTGGTGCTCAAGGCGCCGCTCAAGGATTCCTGA
- a CDS encoding cobyric acid synthase: MRPAPRADRARMGLIRTANVRAACHEAAPGNGIMRTRIHRVSRFMTATPTAAPAPASASIPAVPRGALMIQGTTSDAGKSTLVAGLCRLARRAGVRVAPFKPQNMALNSAVTVDGGEIGRAQALQAIAAGIEAHTDLNPVLLKPNSDLGSQVIIHGKARMNLNARAYQDYKPLARVAVLESYGRLRARYETVFVEGAGSPAEINLRANDIANMGFAEAVDCPVVLVADIDRGGVFAHLLGTLACLSESERARVAGFVINRFRGDPALLKPGLDWLEAQTGKPVLGVVPYLHGLTLDAEDMLPGVAHSGACAAGEILRVVVPALPHISNHTDFDALRAHAQVDFRYVRTGETPPAADLVILPGSKNVRDDLAWLRAQGWEAALARHLRYGGRVIGICGGMQMLGRSITDPHGVEGEPGAVAGFGWLDYETELTREKTLKNVTGALALDASAEGGGAARVSGYEIHMGETRGPALATPALYLADTPGLADNPGERRNDRRADGARSADGQILATYVHGLFDTPEACAALLRWAGLAGATAVDYPALREASLDRLADTLAASLDLPRLFGAIREARG; this comes from the coding sequence ATCCGGCCCGCGCCGCGTGCGGATCGCGCGCGAATGGGCCTTATCCGGACGGCTAACGTTCGCGCCGCGTGCCACGAAGCCGCGCCGGGCAATGGGATAATGCGCACTCGTATTCACCGGGTTTCGCGCTTCATGACCGCCACGCCAACTGCCGCGCCTGCTCCTGCCTCGGCCTCGATCCCCGCCGTTCCCCGGGGCGCGCTGATGATCCAGGGCACCACGTCCGACGCGGGCAAGAGCACGCTCGTCGCCGGGCTGTGCCGGCTCGCGCGCCGCGCGGGCGTGCGCGTCGCGCCGTTCAAGCCGCAGAACATGGCGCTCAACAGCGCCGTGACCGTGGACGGCGGCGAGATCGGCCGTGCCCAGGCGCTGCAGGCCATCGCGGCGGGCATCGAGGCGCACACCGACCTCAACCCGGTGCTGCTCAAGCCCAATAGCGACCTCGGCTCGCAGGTCATCATCCACGGCAAGGCGCGCATGAATCTCAACGCGCGTGCCTATCAGGACTACAAGCCGCTCGCGCGCGTGGCCGTGCTCGAATCGTACGGGCGGCTTCGCGCGCGCTACGAAACCGTGTTCGTGGAGGGTGCGGGCAGTCCCGCCGAGATCAATCTGCGCGCCAACGACATTGCCAACATGGGTTTTGCCGAAGCCGTGGATTGCCCCGTCGTGCTGGTCGCCGACATCGACCGGGGCGGCGTGTTCGCGCATCTGCTCGGCACGCTCGCGTGTCTTTCGGAAAGCGAGCGCGCGCGCGTGGCGGGTTTTGTCATCAACCGGTTTCGCGGCGACCCCGCGCTGCTCAAGCCCGGCCTCGACTGGCTCGAAGCGCAAACGGGCAAGCCCGTGCTCGGCGTCGTGCCGTACCTGCACGGCCTCACGCTCGACGCCGAGGACATGCTGCCCGGCGTCGCGCACAGCGGCGCGTGCGCCGCGGGCGAGATCCTGCGCGTGGTGGTGCCCGCGCTGCCGCACATCAGCAATCACACCGATTTCGACGCGCTGCGGGCGCACGCGCAGGTCGATTTCCGCTACGTGCGCACGGGCGAGACGCCGCCCGCCGCCGACCTCGTGATCCTGCCCGGCTCGAAGAACGTGCGCGACGACCTTGCCTGGCTGCGCGCGCAGGGCTGGGAAGCGGCGCTCGCGCGGCACCTGCGCTACGGCGGCCGTGTGATCGGCATTTGCGGCGGCATGCAGATGCTGGGGCGCTCGATTACCGACCCGCACGGCGTGGAGGGCGAGCCCGGCGCGGTGGCGGGCTTCGGCTGGCTCGACTACGAGACCGAGCTCACGCGCGAGAAAACGCTGAAAAACGTTACGGGCGCGCTCGCCCTGGACGCTTCGGCGGAAGGCGGGGGCGCGGCGCGCGTGAGCGGCTACGAGATTCACATGGGCGAAACGCGCGGGCCGGCGCTGGCAACACCCGCGCTGTATCTCGCCGATACCCCGGGTCTTGCCGATAACCCGGGCGAACGGCGCAATGACCGCCGTGCCGACGGCGCGCGTTCGGCGGACGGACAGATTCTCGCGACCTACGTGCACGGGTTGTTCGACACGCCCGAAGCCTGCGCGGCGCTGCTGCGCTGGGCGGGGCTGGCGGGTGCCACCGCGGTCGACTACCCGGCGCTGCGCGAAGCCTCGCTGGACCGACTCGCCGACACGTTGGCGGCCAGCCTCGACCTGCCGCGCTTGTTCGGCGCGATTCGCGAGGCGCGCGGCTGA
- a CDS encoding PaaI family thioesterase: MSTLRTDVTIETLLERQRGRLPDLLGLRPIALEQGQLRAELDIRSELLAPNGFLHAATVIGLADTACGYACLAHLPPNAKNFTTIEIKSNHLGTAREGTISAVATGVHLGRSTQVWDATVTGPDGKTIALFRCTQMVLY; the protein is encoded by the coding sequence ATGAGCACGTTACGCACCGACGTCACGATCGAAACGCTGCTGGAGCGCCAGCGCGGCCGCCTGCCCGACCTGCTCGGGCTGCGCCCCATCGCCCTCGAACAGGGCCAGTTGCGCGCCGAACTCGACATACGCAGCGAACTGCTCGCGCCCAACGGCTTCCTGCACGCGGCCACCGTAATCGGCCTCGCGGATACTGCCTGCGGCTACGCCTGCCTCGCGCATCTGCCGCCCAACGCGAAGAATTTCACGACCATCGAGATCAAGAGCAACCATCTCGGCACCGCGCGCGAAGGCACGATTTCGGCCGTCGCCACGGGCGTGCATCTCGGCCGCAGCACGCAGGTCTGGGACGCCACCGTGACGGGCCCGGACGGCAAGACCATCGCCCTGTTCCGTTGCACGCAGATGGTGTTGTACTAA
- a CDS encoding ParA family protein, translating to MTVIVVANPKGGVGKSTLSTNLAGYFAAQGEWVALADLDRQQSAHAWLDMRPATLPPIESWKVDLDNPVKPPKGLEHAVIDTPAGLHGNRLGAIIELADRVVVPLQPSMFDILATKDFLDRLAKEKAVRKGAIKVGVVGMRVDARTRSAEQLQRFVEGLDLPVLGWLRDTQNYVQLAAHGLTLWDVAKSRVEKDLDQWQSIIDWLNEK from the coding sequence ATGACGGTAATCGTGGTGGCGAATCCCAAAGGCGGCGTGGGGAAGAGCACGCTGTCCACCAATCTGGCGGGCTATTTCGCCGCGCAAGGCGAGTGGGTCGCGCTCGCTGACCTCGACCGGCAGCAGTCGGCGCACGCGTGGCTCGACATGCGGCCCGCAACGCTGCCGCCCATCGAAAGCTGGAAGGTCGATCTGGACAATCCGGTGAAGCCGCCCAAGGGCCTCGAGCACGCCGTCATCGACACGCCGGCGGGCCTGCACGGCAATCGCCTCGGCGCGATCATCGAGCTGGCCGACCGCGTGGTCGTGCCGCTCCAGCCATCGATGTTCGACATTCTCGCGACCAAGGACTTCCTCGACCGTCTGGCGAAGGAAAAGGCGGTGCGCAAGGGCGCGATCAAGGTGGGCGTGGTGGGCATGCGCGTGGATGCCCGCACGCGCTCGGCCGAGCAGTTGCAGCGCTTCGTGGAAGGGCTCGACCTGCCCGTGCTGGGCTGGCTGCGCGACACGCAGAATTACGTGCAGCTCGCGGCGCACGGCCTCACGCTCTGGGACGTGGCGAAGAGCCGCGTGGAGAAGGATCTCGATCAGTGGCAGTCGATCATCGACTGGCTTAACGAGAAGTAA
- a CDS encoding segregation and condensation protein A: MAEADGAGAPPQGEHAAGPARAAGPTPGEALTTPATDSTPDTVDGVAFARLYGEPLFKLPQDLYIPPDALEVFLETFEGPLDLLLYLIRKQNFNVLDIPMAEVTNQYLGYVEQLRKTNLELAAEYLLMAAMLIEIKSRMLLPVKKADTGEEAEDPRAELVRRLLEYEQMKLAAQRLDQLPQLGRDFLRAEVFIEQSITPRFPDVDSIDLRAAWADVIKRAKLVQHHKISREELSVREHMSTILRRLQGERFMEFSELFDVTRGVPVVIVNFIAMLELSRESLIEITQAEPFAPIYVRLAYLPA, translated from the coding sequence ATGGCCGAGGCCGACGGAGCCGGCGCGCCGCCGCAAGGCGAGCACGCGGCGGGTCCCGCCAGAGCCGCCGGGCCGACGCCCGGCGAGGCTCTGACCACGCCCGCCACCGACTCGACGCCCGACACCGTCGACGGCGTGGCCTTCGCACGCCTGTACGGCGAGCCGCTCTTCAAGCTGCCGCAGGATCTGTACATCCCGCCGGACGCGCTCGAAGTCTTTCTCGAGACCTTCGAAGGGCCGCTCGACTTGCTGCTGTACCTCATCCGCAAGCAGAACTTCAACGTCCTCGACATCCCGATGGCCGAGGTCACGAACCAGTATCTCGGCTACGTCGAGCAACTGCGCAAGACCAATCTCGAACTCGCCGCCGAATATCTGCTGATGGCGGCCATGCTTATCGAGATCAAGTCGCGCATGCTGCTGCCGGTCAAGAAGGCCGACACCGGCGAGGAAGCCGAGGACCCGCGCGCCGAACTCGTGCGCCGCCTGCTGGAATACGAGCAGATGAAGCTCGCCGCCCAGCGCCTCGACCAGTTGCCGCAGCTCGGCCGCGACTTTCTGCGCGCCGAGGTCTTTATCGAGCAGAGCATCACGCCGCGCTTCCCCGACGTGGACAGCATCGACCTGCGCGCCGCGTGGGCCGACGTCATCAAGCGCGCGAAGCTCGTGCAGCATCACAAGATCTCGCGCGAGGAACTCTCGGTGCGCGAGCACATGAGCACGATCCTGCGGCGGCTGCAGGGCGAGCGCTTCATGGAGTTCTCGGAACTCTTCGACGTCACGCGCGGTGTGCCGGTCGTGATCGTGAACTTCATCGCCATGCTCGAGCTGTCGCGCGAATCGCTGATCGAAATTACCCAGGCCGAACCGTTCGCGCCAATCTACGTGCGCCTCGCCTATCTGCCGGCCTGA
- the panC gene encoding pantoate--beta-alanine ligase, with the protein MKVISSIQELRDQLRGQNRTAFVPTMGNLHEGHLSLMRLARQHGDPVVASIFVNRLQFGPNEDFDKYPRTLQDDIEKLQKENVYVLFAPTEQELYPQPQEYRVRPPHDLGDILEGEFRPGFFEGVCTVVMKLMSCVQPRVAVFGKKDYQQLMIVRAMCQQFALPTEVIAAETVRDEDGLALSSRNRYLSAPERAEAPQLAGALREIREAVLAGRRDFQQLELEAMAKLAQRGWKPDYIAIRKRVNLLPPAPGSDADAQAPLVVVAAAKLGATRLIDNLEI; encoded by the coding sequence ATGAAAGTCATCAGCTCGATTCAGGAATTGCGCGACCAGTTGCGCGGCCAAAACCGCACCGCGTTCGTGCCGACCATGGGCAACCTGCACGAAGGCCATCTCTCGCTGATGCGCCTCGCGCGCCAGCACGGCGACCCGGTCGTGGCGAGCATCTTCGTGAACCGCCTGCAGTTCGGCCCGAACGAGGACTTCGACAAATATCCGCGCACGCTCCAGGACGACATCGAGAAGCTGCAAAAGGAAAACGTCTACGTGCTGTTCGCGCCAACCGAACAGGAGCTGTACCCGCAGCCGCAGGAGTACCGCGTGCGCCCGCCGCACGATCTCGGCGACATTCTCGAAGGCGAGTTCCGCCCCGGATTCTTCGAGGGCGTGTGCACCGTCGTCATGAAGCTGATGTCGTGCGTGCAGCCGCGCGTGGCCGTGTTCGGCAAGAAGGATTACCAGCAGCTGATGATCGTGCGCGCGATGTGCCAGCAGTTCGCGCTGCCGACCGAGGTGATCGCCGCCGAAACCGTGCGCGATGAAGACGGCCTCGCGCTCAGCTCGCGCAACCGCTATCTTTCCGCGCCCGAGCGCGCCGAGGCGCCGCAACTGGCGGGCGCGCTGCGCGAGATTCGCGAGGCCGTGCTCGCGGGCCGCCGCGACTTCCAGCAGCTCGAACTCGAAGCGATGGCAAAGCTCGCCCAGCGCGGCTGGAAACCCGACTACATCGCGATCCGCAAGCGCGTGAACCTGCTGCCGCCCGCGCCGGGCTCCGACGCCGACGCCCAGGCGCCGCTCGTGGTGGTGGCCGCCGCGAAGCTCGGCGCCACGCGCCTCATCGACAATCTCGAGATCTGA
- a CDS encoding cobalamin-binding protein, producing MRPAALTRAVSAPVVSVLVAAFVASFAGAANATVSAVDDTGQTVTLAAPAQRVISLAPHVAELLYAAGGGAKLVGAVSYSDYPPPAQNVPRVGDNRALDLERIVAMKPDLIVVWRHGNAQQQLDRLRALHIPLFFSEPRQLDDVATSLTRLGTLLGTEPAAQAAANAYRHDIAQLRATYAQRTSVSVFYEVWDQPLMTINGTHMISDAIALCGGRNVFAALDPLVPTISTEAVLAANPDAIVTTSQGATAPDRPLPSLERWRAWPALHAVARGNLFAIDGDLLTRPAPRLAQGAAQLCKDLDLARTRDAAAR from the coding sequence ATGCGTCCTGCGGCACTCACGCGTGCGGTGTCGGCCCCGGTCGTATCGGTGCTCGTAGCCGCGTTCGTGGCGAGTTTCGCGGGCGCGGCCAACGCCACGGTTTCCGCCGTCGACGACACGGGCCAGACCGTCACGCTCGCCGCGCCCGCGCAGCGCGTGATCAGCCTCGCGCCGCACGTGGCCGAATTACTCTACGCGGCGGGCGGCGGCGCGAAACTCGTCGGCGCGGTGAGCTATAGCGACTACCCGCCACCCGCGCAAAACGTGCCGCGCGTGGGCGACAACCGCGCGCTCGACCTCGAACGCATCGTCGCGATGAAGCCCGATCTCATCGTGGTCTGGCGTCACGGCAATGCGCAGCAGCAACTCGACCGGCTGCGCGCGCTGCACATTCCGCTGTTCTTCAGCGAGCCGCGCCAGCTCGACGACGTGGCGACCTCGCTCACGCGTCTGGGCACGCTGCTCGGCACCGAACCCGCCGCGCAGGCCGCGGCCAACGCGTATCGGCACGACATCGCGCAACTGCGCGCGACCTACGCGCAACGTACGAGCGTGAGCGTGTTTTACGAAGTGTGGGATCAGCCGCTGATGACGATCAACGGCACGCACATGATCAGCGACGCGATCGCGCTGTGCGGCGGCCGCAACGTGTTCGCCGCGCTCGATCCGCTCGTGCCGACAATCTCGACCGAAGCCGTGCTCGCCGCGAATCCCGACGCGATCGTCACGACCTCGCAAGGCGCCACGGCGCCGGATCGTCCTTTGCCAAGCCTCGAGCGCTGGCGCGCGTGGCCCGCGCTGCATGCGGTCGCGCGCGGCAACCTGTTCGCCATCGACGGCGATCTGCTCACTCGGCCGGCGCCACGGCTCGCGCAAGGCGCGGCGCAACTGTGCAAGGATCTCGATCTTGCGCGCACGCGCGACGCGGCCGCGCGCTAA
- a CDS encoding DUF3460 family protein, with amino-acid sequence MYQSDITQFIAQLKQQKPQLEEQQRKGRSLLWDKQPIDLDERERQQASRVNQTSYVYYQNF; translated from the coding sequence ATGTATCAGTCGGACATCACGCAATTCATCGCCCAGCTCAAGCAGCAGAAGCCGCAGCTCGAAGAGCAGCAACGCAAGGGCCGCTCGCTTCTGTGGGACAAGCAGCCGATCGACCTCGACGAACGCGAGCGCCAGCAGGCGTCGCGCGTGAACCAGACGTCCTACGTCTACTACCAGAACTTCTGA
- the cobD gene encoding threonine-phosphate decarboxylase CobD codes for MAESTHRNPHALVAHGGNLHEAAERYGIAWDDWIDLSTGINPHGYPVPPVPAAAWRRLPDEGDGFAACAARYYGAPDARHVLPVAGSQAAIRALPVLLPRARVAIAPLTYGEYAPAFAQAGHEVVSLDLADEAFAEALPDTVTHAVVVNPNNPTATRLDAARLRRWHAQLAARGGSLIVDETFADAFETSPDRHDATLAAATHLAGLVVLRSPGKFFGLAGARCGFALAAPGWLATLRAQLGAWTVSGPARHAVTHAFGDVAWQAAMRTRLAAESARLAALLQANGFAPHATPLFAWIVDARASALQDALARQGIWTRRFSAPESLRFGLPASAPEWQRFEHALTQAIQEIG; via the coding sequence ATGGCTGAATCGACGCACCGCAACCCGCACGCGCTCGTCGCGCACGGCGGCAACCTGCACGAGGCGGCAGAGCGCTACGGCATCGCGTGGGACGACTGGATCGATCTCTCGACCGGCATCAATCCGCACGGCTATCCGGTGCCGCCGGTGCCCGCGGCGGCATGGCGGCGCCTGCCCGACGAAGGCGACGGTTTCGCCGCGTGCGCCGCGCGCTACTACGGCGCCCCCGACGCGCGGCACGTGCTGCCGGTCGCGGGCAGTCAGGCGGCGATCCGCGCGTTGCCCGTGCTGCTGCCGCGCGCGCGCGTGGCGATCGCGCCGCTCACCTACGGCGAGTACGCGCCCGCGTTCGCGCAGGCCGGGCACGAGGTCGTGTCGCTCGATCTGGCCGATGAAGCGTTCGCCGAGGCCTTGCCCGACACCGTCACGCATGCCGTCGTCGTCAATCCGAACAATCCGACCGCCACGCGCCTCGACGCCGCGCGGCTGCGGCGCTGGCATGCGCAACTCGCGGCGCGCGGCGGCAGCTTGATCGTCGACGAAACCTTCGCCGATGCCTTCGAGACCTCGCCGGATCGGCACGACGCGACGCTCGCCGCCGCCACGCATCTGGCCGGGCTCGTGGTGCTGCGCTCGCCCGGCAAGTTCTTCGGCCTCGCGGGGGCGCGCTGCGGCTTCGCGCTCGCCGCGCCCGGCTGGCTCGCCACGTTGCGCGCGCAACTGGGCGCGTGGACCGTGAGCGGCCCCGCGCGTCACGCGGTCACGCACGCGTTCGGCGACGTGGCATGGCAAGCCGCCATGCGCACGCGTCTCGCCGCCGAAAGCGCGCGCCTCGCCGCGCTGCTGCAGGCGAACGGCTTCGCGCCGCACGCCACGCCGCTGTTCGCGTGGATCGTCGATGCGCGCGCGAGCGCCTTGCAGGACGCGCTCGCGCGCCAGGGCATCTGGACGCGCCGCTTCAGCGCGCCCGAGAGCCTGCGTTTCGGCCTGCCCGCTTCGGCGCCCGAATGGCAGCGCTTCGAACACGCGCTCACGCAAGCAATCCAGGAGATCGGCTGA
- the cbiB gene encoding adenosylcobinamide-phosphate synthase CbiB has translation MLSLTVTAALAVAGFAADRRFGEPRRAHPLIAFGQFANRVEARLNTGRRGRPLGLLAWFAVVGPPVLLAALLCALLPWPLAWALHVALLWFALGARSLAEHIAPIGAALARRDLAAARTLTARIVSRDTAEADATALSRAAVESALENGNDAIFGALFWFAIAGGPGALAFRLANTLDAMWGYRTPRFLRFGWAAARIDDVLNWIPARLTAASYALLGDTRCALRCWRDQARRWDSPNAGPVMAAGAGSLNVLLGGAAVYHGAIEERPTLGAGAPPRAQDVDAALRLVERTTILWLAALLALAFVSVATHG, from the coding sequence ATGCTTTCGCTGACTGTCACCGCCGCGCTCGCCGTGGCCGGCTTCGCGGCGGACCGCCGCTTCGGCGAGCCGCGCCGCGCGCATCCGCTGATCGCGTTCGGCCAGTTCGCCAACCGCGTCGAGGCGCGTTTGAACACGGGCCGCCGCGGCCGTCCGCTCGGCCTGCTCGCGTGGTTCGCCGTGGTCGGGCCGCCGGTGCTGCTCGCCGCGCTGCTGTGCGCGCTGCTGCCCTGGCCGCTCGCGTGGGCGCTGCACGTCGCGCTGCTGTGGTTCGCGCTCGGCGCGCGCAGCCTCGCCGAACACATCGCCCCGATCGGCGCGGCGCTCGCGCGGCGCGATCTCGCCGCCGCGCGCACGCTGACCGCGCGCATCGTCTCGCGCGACACCGCCGAGGCCGACGCCACCGCGCTCTCGCGCGCCGCCGTCGAGTCGGCGCTCGAAAACGGCAACGACGCGATCTTCGGCGCGCTGTTCTGGTTCGCCATCGCGGGCGGCCCCGGCGCGCTCGCGTTCCGCCTCGCCAACACGCTCGACGCGATGTGGGGCTACCGCACGCCGCGCTTCCTGCGCTTCGGCTGGGCGGCCGCGCGTATCGACGACGTGCTCAACTGGATTCCCGCGCGCCTCACGGCCGCGAGCTATGCGCTGCTCGGCGACACGCGCTGCGCGCTGCGCTGCTGGCGCGATCAGGCGCGCCGCTGGGACAGCCCCAACGCCGGCCCGGTGATGGCGGCGGGCGCGGGCAGTCTCAACGTGCTGCTCGGCGGCGCGGCCGTCTACCACGGCGCGATCGAGGAGCGCCCGACGCTCGGCGCGGGCGCGCCGCCGCGCGCGCAGGACGTGGACGCCGCGCTGCGGCTGGTCGAGCGCACCACCATTCTCTGGCTCGCCGCGCTGCTGGCGCTGGCTTTCGTGAGCGTAGCGACGCATGGCTGA